A genome region from Treponema primitia ZAS-1 includes the following:
- a CDS encoding TraR/DksA family transcriptional regulator: MDQELVARMEKSLTDLKMEIIANLVSSNEEFKEIVEGMDPKDLADIASDDIDRKMIEALGSQELKRLKVIDSALTRIQQGKYGLCVKCGKRIPQDRLEAIPYALMCIECKTAEERRNR; the protein is encoded by the coding sequence TTGGATCAAGAACTGGTTGCACGCATGGAAAAATCCCTGACGGATCTCAAGATGGAGATTATAGCGAATCTCGTCTCAAGCAATGAGGAATTTAAAGAAATTGTGGAGGGGATGGACCCCAAAGACCTGGCGGACATAGCCTCCGACGATATAGACCGGAAGATGATCGAAGCCCTGGGTTCCCAGGAGCTAAAACGCCTCAAGGTGATAGATTCCGCCCTGACCAGAATCCAGCAGGGTAAATACGGCCTCTGCGTAAAGTGCGGCAAGCGCATCCCCCAGGACCGTCTGGAAGCGATACCCTACGCCCTTATGTGTATTGAATGTAAAACCGCCGAGGAACGCCGGAACAGGTAA